Proteins encoded within one genomic window of Dyadobacter chenhuakuii:
- a CDS encoding glycine--tRNA ligase, protein MNQAPATSLQDIVGHAKEYGFVFPSSEIYDGLQAVYDYGQNGVELKNNLKAAWWKAMTQLHDNIVGIDAAIFMHPLTWKASGHVDGFNDPMIDNKDSKKRYRADQLLEGKAEQYEAEGQAGKGQALLAEMGRLLSAEDLNGVRELIIAENIKCPVSGTANWTEVRQFNLMFSTQVGSVAEDSNLIYLRPETAQGIFVNFLNVQKSGRMKIPFGIAQIGKAFRNEIVARQFTFRMREFEQMEMQFFIRPGTEMAWYESWKEARMKFHKAIGLPAEKLKFHDHEKLAHYANAAVDIEYQFPFGFREMEGIHSRTDFDLRNHQELSKKKQQYFDSDLDENGKPYGNYIPYVVETSVGADRLFLATFCNAYTVETVGEGDNVKERTYLKLHPALAPFKVAVLPLVKKDGLAEKAQAIANSLKSSFRTTYDDGAAIGKRYTRQDLIGTPFCIAVDYQTMEDDTVTIRHRDTMEQERVAISELKEKIGYQVAIERILEAI, encoded by the coding sequence ATGAACCAAGCACCTGCTACTTCTTTACAAGACATTGTTGGACATGCCAAAGAATACGGTTTTGTGTTTCCCTCTTCTGAAATATATGATGGATTGCAAGCTGTTTATGACTACGGTCAGAATGGTGTTGAGTTGAAAAATAACCTGAAAGCGGCTTGGTGGAAAGCCATGACGCAGCTGCACGACAACATTGTGGGCATTGATGCGGCTATATTTATGCATCCGCTGACCTGGAAAGCTTCCGGTCACGTGGATGGTTTTAATGATCCGATGATCGATAACAAGGATTCTAAAAAGCGTTATCGTGCGGATCAGCTGCTGGAAGGAAAAGCGGAACAATATGAGGCGGAAGGCCAGGCTGGAAAAGGACAGGCTTTGCTGGCTGAAATGGGCCGTTTGCTGAGTGCCGAAGATTTGAACGGCGTTCGTGAACTGATCATTGCAGAAAATATTAAATGCCCGGTTTCGGGAACTGCCAACTGGACGGAAGTGCGTCAGTTTAACCTGATGTTCAGTACGCAGGTTGGCTCGGTTGCAGAGGATTCGAACCTGATTTACCTGCGTCCGGAAACGGCTCAGGGAATATTTGTCAACTTTCTGAATGTGCAGAAAAGCGGCCGGATGAAGATTCCTTTCGGGATTGCGCAAATTGGAAAAGCTTTTAGAAATGAGATCGTTGCGCGTCAGTTTACATTCCGTATGCGGGAATTTGAACAAATGGAAATGCAATTTTTCATCCGCCCTGGCACCGAAATGGCTTGGTATGAGAGCTGGAAAGAAGCCAGGATGAAGTTCCATAAAGCGATTGGCTTGCCTGCGGAAAAATTGAAATTCCACGACCATGAAAAGCTGGCGCATTATGCAAACGCGGCTGTCGACATTGAATACCAGTTCCCGTTTGGTTTCAGGGAGATGGAAGGGATCCATTCAAGAACAGATTTCGACCTGAGAAACCACCAGGAATTGTCGAAAAAGAAACAACAATATTTCGATTCGGACCTGGACGAAAATGGTAAGCCTTACGGAAACTACATTCCGTATGTGGTTGAAACTTCGGTAGGGGCGGACAGGCTTTTCCTGGCTACATTCTGCAATGCTTATACTGTTGAGACGGTAGGAGAAGGCGATAATGTGAAGGAGAGAACTTATTTGAAGCTGCATCCTGCCCTGGCACCATTCAAAGTGGCAGTGCTTCCTCTGGTTAAGAAGGACGGGTTGGCTGAAAAAGCGCAGGCGATTGCCAACTCACTGAAATCGTCTTTCCGCACCACTTATGATGACGGCGCGGCCATCGGCAAACGTTATACCCGCCAGGATCTGATCGGAACGCCATTCTGCATTGCGGTGGATTATCAAACTATGGAAGACGACACGGTAACGATCCGCCACCGCGACACAATGGAGCAGGAGCGCGTTGCTATCAGCGAATTAAAAGAAAAGATTGGCTATCAGGTTGCTATCGAGCGCATTCTGGAAGCAATCTGA
- a CDS encoding DUF6973 domain-containing protein, whose product MKLNLGKAASLLIFGFTILSCNDPKLEQTSAPNASEKAETIEFKGERVIIPIYFPKELFGQTQEEFDAYYEKAAQDANVRSSGERALITYEELLRILVTQNAKYPTINSEEGVLEKDLERIYRDFPDIETHLEANEKRAVIFDYYQTLCKRDVVAEVIALENAKNARTNGPSPGSLTKPEKNHLLLNPGLAQHYIQAAKDVEFLTPSIFGNNDDDNKANAFKHATWNALSIRYILKGSPVSENQAIDFTQDGTSKHEQDDNGNQVHTQKEAMDLHNNMSARVWMESETKWGFGPFRSIPKNDEIINTFVSRANSSSKHTMTDILNLHGGNVQNTWNNLYNNLYGPYQHLVNLNSN is encoded by the coding sequence ATGAAATTAAATCTGGGAAAAGCTGCCAGTTTGCTGATTTTTGGCTTCACGATTTTGTCTTGTAATGATCCGAAACTTGAACAGACGTCGGCACCAAATGCATCGGAAAAAGCAGAAACGATTGAATTCAAGGGAGAGCGCGTCATCATTCCTATCTATTTCCCAAAAGAACTTTTCGGGCAAACGCAGGAAGAATTTGATGCTTATTATGAAAAGGCGGCGCAAGATGCTAATGTTCGCTCTTCCGGTGAGAGAGCATTGATAACCTACGAAGAACTACTCCGTATTTTAGTAACGCAAAACGCTAAATATCCCACTATCAACTCGGAGGAGGGCGTTTTGGAGAAAGATCTTGAAAGAATTTACAGAGATTTTCCAGACATTGAAACGCATTTAGAAGCAAACGAAAAGCGAGCTGTCATCTTTGATTATTATCAGACACTATGCAAGCGTGATGTTGTAGCGGAGGTGATTGCGTTGGAAAACGCTAAAAATGCCAGGACTAATGGTCCATCACCGGGATCTTTGACGAAGCCTGAAAAGAATCATTTGCTGCTAAATCCGGGACTTGCTCAGCATTATATTCAGGCCGCAAAAGATGTCGAATTTTTGACTCCAAGTATATTTGGTAATAATGATGATGACAATAAAGCCAACGCCTTTAAGCATGCAACATGGAATGCATTATCAATTCGTTACATATTGAAAGGCTCCCCGGTTAGTGAAAATCAGGCGATAGATTTTACGCAAGATGGAACTTCAAAGCACGAACAGGATGATAATGGAAACCAAGTGCATACTCAAAAGGAAGCAATGGATTTGCATAACAACATGTCAGCAAGAGTATGGATGGAAAGCGAAACGAAATGGGGATTCGGGCCTTTCAGATCCATCCCAAAAAATGATGAAATTATAAATACGTTCGTCTCACGTGCAAATTCGAGCTCAAAACATACAATGACTGACATTCTCAACTTGCATGGTGGAAACGTTCAGAATACGTGGAATAATTTGTATAACAATCTTTATGGCCCATACCAGCATCTTGTAAATTTGAATTCAAATTAA
- a CDS encoding helix-turn-helix domain-containing protein, with the protein MNESIDTRIRAVALNIRKIREYRNYTQEYLAMKLGISQNAYSKIELGYTRITLERLIQISHILDVDTVNLLSANAEDLVRLHTSK; encoded by the coding sequence ATGAACGAATCAATTGACACGCGGATCCGGGCTGTTGCATTGAATATCAGGAAGATCAGGGAGTACAGGAATTACACACAGGAGTATCTGGCGATGAAGCTGGGCATTTCACAAAATGCATATAGTAAGATTGAATTGGGTTACACGCGCATTACACTGGAACGTCTCATACAGATCTCACACATTCTGGACGTAGATACGGTCAATCTGCTAAGCGCAAACGCGGAAGATCTGGTGCGGCTGCACACTTCGAAATGA